The proteins below are encoded in one region of Paracoccus methylovorus:
- a CDS encoding NAD-dependent succinate-semialdehyde dehydrogenase, which produces MYRQFGLFIGGSWIPGAATGEVFSPVTEKSLGQIALASATDTRAAIDAAAQAQAPLRDMGGFARAEALHRAADEMVRRAEEGSRMIATETGKPIAQAGREWVLACDQFRWFAEEARRIYGRIVESRVPGGRFEVTREPVGIVGAFTAWNFPAALPARKLAPALAAGCPVVLRPSSQTPGVAMVMVDCLRAAGLPDGAMNLVVGSTADTYAPIMTDTRVRKVSLTGSTRVGQQMIRDAAETVKKVSMELGGNAPLIVFDDADLEGALDLAVPTKFANAGQVCVTPDRFFVHEDLHDAFVQGFVARTAKIGLGDGLDPETGMGPLINAGRLAEIEGIVADAVAAGATLAHGGRRPAHLNAGHFFEPTVLTDVTDDMRVFAEENFGPIAAITRFADEEEVIARANASDMGLSAYAFTRSADRARRVVRALKAGMVGINSFALAASEAPFGGTNHSGMGREGGTEGIEDYLDIKLAQIVF; this is translated from the coding sequence ATGTATCGACAATTTGGCCTGTTCATAGGCGGCAGCTGGATCCCCGGCGCCGCAACAGGAGAGGTTTTCTCGCCTGTCACCGAAAAATCACTGGGGCAGATCGCTCTGGCCTCGGCCACGGACACGCGCGCCGCAATCGACGCGGCAGCTCAGGCGCAGGCCCCGCTTCGCGACATGGGCGGATTCGCCCGCGCCGAGGCTCTGCACCGCGCAGCGGATGAAATGGTCCGCCGTGCCGAGGAAGGTTCGCGGATGATCGCCACCGAAACCGGCAAGCCCATCGCGCAAGCCGGGCGGGAATGGGTTCTTGCCTGCGACCAGTTCCGCTGGTTCGCCGAAGAGGCCCGCCGCATCTATGGCCGCATCGTCGAAAGTCGCGTGCCCGGCGGCCGGTTCGAGGTCACGCGCGAACCCGTGGGCATCGTCGGCGCGTTCACCGCGTGGAATTTCCCGGCCGCCCTGCCCGCCCGCAAGCTGGCGCCGGCGCTGGCCGCGGGATGTCCGGTCGTGCTGCGCCCCTCGTCGCAAACGCCGGGCGTCGCCATGGTGATGGTCGATTGCCTGCGTGCCGCAGGCCTGCCAGACGGCGCGATGAATCTGGTGGTCGGATCGACGGCAGACACCTATGCGCCGATCATGACGGATACGCGGGTGCGCAAAGTATCGCTGACCGGATCGACCCGCGTCGGACAGCAGATGATCCGCGATGCCGCCGAGACGGTGAAGAAAGTCTCGATGGAGCTTGGCGGCAACGCGCCCCTGATCGTTTTCGACGACGCAGATCTGGAAGGGGCGCTGGATCTGGCGGTGCCGACGAAATTCGCCAACGCCGGTCAGGTCTGCGTCACCCCCGACCGCTTCTTTGTCCACGAAGACCTGCATGACGCCTTTGTCCAGGGCTTTGTCGCCCGCACCGCCAAGATCGGGCTGGGCGACGGTTTGGACCCGGAAACCGGCATGGGCCCCCTCATCAACGCCGGTCGTCTGGCCGAGATCGAGGGCATCGTCGCTGACGCTGTCGCCGCGGGCGCAACGCTCGCGCATGGCGGCCGCCGTCCGGCACATCTGAACGCAGGCCATTTTTTCGAGCCGACCGTGCTGACCGACGTCACCGACGATATGCGCGTATTTGCAGAGGAAAACTTTGGTCCCATCGCCGCGATCACCCGCTTTGCCGACGAGGAAGAGGTGATAGCCCGGGCCAATGCTTCGGATATGGGACTGTCGGCCTATGCCTTCACCCGTTCTGCCGACCGGGCCCGACGCGTCGTTCGGGCGTTGAAGGCTGGCATGGTCGGCATCAACAGCTTCGCCCTTGCCGCATCCGAGGCCCCGTTCGGCGGCACCAATCATTCGGGCATGGGGCGCGAGGGCGGCACAGAAGGGATCGAGGACTATCTCGACATCAAACTGGCGCAGATCGTTTTCTGA
- a CDS encoding hydroxyacid dehydrogenase, protein MPHLLVAGKLHPSGEALLEQIKTQGFGVDYVQEVSEPSYAPLIGRADALVIRTQPLSAGTIAMADRLKVVSRHGVGYDAVDLAALNARGIALAIVGDVNSVSVAEHAMMQLLAGAKRALLADRAVREPGRWNWRDGLEQREISGKNLLIIGYGRTGQRLARMAAGFDMTIRAYDPYLSRNGWPAGPVEEATDLAESLGWADCISIHVPKADKPTLGAVEIALMKPGVILANTARGGIVDETALAQALASGHVGAAGIDVFSKEPPAGGNPLFDLSTAILSPHIAGLTAECGERMAIASIQNAVNYLGGTLDPQLIVNREFAHV, encoded by the coding sequence ATGCCGCACCTGCTGGTGGCCGGAAAGCTGCACCCCTCGGGCGAGGCTTTGCTGGAACAGATCAAGACCCAAGGCTTCGGCGTCGATTACGTGCAAGAGGTGTCCGAACCGTCCTATGCGCCGCTGATCGGCCGCGCCGATGCGTTGGTGATCCGCACCCAGCCGCTGTCCGCCGGCACTATCGCCATGGCGGACAGGCTGAAAGTCGTCTCACGTCACGGCGTGGGTTACGACGCGGTGGATCTGGCGGCGCTGAACGCGCGCGGTATCGCGCTGGCCATCGTGGGGGACGTGAACTCCGTCTCGGTGGCCGAGCATGCGATGATGCAACTGCTTGCCGGCGCGAAACGCGCCCTGCTGGCCGACCGCGCGGTGCGCGAACCCGGACGATGGAACTGGCGCGACGGGCTGGAGCAGCGCGAGATCTCGGGCAAGAACCTTCTTATCATCGGCTATGGCCGGACCGGGCAACGCCTTGCCCGCATGGCGGCGGGCTTCGATATGACCATCCGGGCTTATGACCCCTATCTGTCGCGCAACGGCTGGCCCGCAGGTCCGGTCGAGGAAGCGACGGATCTGGCTGAAAGCCTTGGCTGGGCCGACTGCATCTCGATCCACGTGCCAAAGGCCGACAAACCCACCCTCGGCGCGGTGGAAATCGCTTTGATGAAGCCCGGCGTGATCCTGGCCAATACCGCGCGGGGCGGCATCGTCGACGAAACCGCGCTGGCCCAGGCGCTTGCCTCGGGTCATGTCGGCGCGGCGGGGATCGATGTTTTCAGCAAAGAACCCCCGGCCGGAGGGAACCCGCTGTTCGATCTTTCCACGGCAATCCTTTCGCCGCATATCGCAGGGCTGACCGCCGAATGCGGCGAACGCATGGCCATCGCCTCTATCCAGAACGCCGTCAACTATCTGGGCGGCACGCTTGACCCGCAGCTTATCGTCAATCGGGAATTCGCACATGTCTGA
- the iolE gene encoding myo-inosose-2 dehydratase, whose product MKAKLGIAPIAWWNDDLAELSDDVTLEECLRQASLAGFTGMETGRRFPMDMSELGPILDRFGISVCGGWFSGLLLDGDIEAEKDRIAQQMQFFIAAGAPCIVYGETARSIQGVRSAPLATKPVLTEDEMAAYGRKMSDFSDWCARQGMPISYHHHMAAAVETEAEIDLFMKHSSVPLLFDAGHLAFAGGDLMRVIDNHHARFTHVHTKDIRRAVIDELDRSGESFLDAVIKGAFTVPGDGDLDFEALVKALAANGYEGWFVVEAEQDPKVSPPLDMAIKGHKELMRVMDAAGYEVVK is encoded by the coding sequence ATGAAGGCGAAACTTGGGATTGCCCCAATCGCGTGGTGGAACGACGACCTTGCCGAACTGTCGGACGACGTCACGCTGGAGGAGTGCCTGCGGCAGGCTTCGCTGGCGGGCTTCACCGGGATGGAGACGGGCCGGCGCTTTCCGATGGACATGAGCGAGCTTGGCCCGATTCTTGACCGCTTTGGGATTTCGGTCTGCGGCGGCTGGTTTTCGGGTCTGCTTCTTGATGGCGATATCGAGGCAGAAAAGGATCGTATCGCGCAGCAGATGCAGTTCTTCATCGCGGCCGGTGCGCCTTGCATCGTTTATGGCGAAACGGCGCGCTCGATTCAGGGCGTGCGCTCGGCCCCGTTGGCCACCAAGCCGGTGCTGACCGAGGATGAAATGGCAGCCTACGGGCGCAAGATGTCGGATTTCTCGGATTGGTGCGCGCGGCAGGGCATGCCGATCTCTTATCACCACCACATGGCGGCGGCGGTCGAGACCGAGGCCGAGATCGACCTGTTCATGAAGCACAGCTCGGTGCCGCTGCTGTTCGACGCGGGCCATCTGGCCTTTGCGGGCGGCGATCTGATGCGTGTCATCGACAATCACCATGCCCGTTTTACCCATGTCCATACCAAGGACATCCGCCGGGCGGTGATCGATGAGCTGGACCGCTCGGGCGAAAGCTTTCTGGATGCGGTGATCAAGGGCGCCTTCACCGTTCCGGGCGATGGCGACCTTGATTTCGAGGCGCTGGTCAAGGCGCTGGCCGCCAATGGTTACGAAGGCTGGTTCGTGGTCGAGGCCGAGCAGGACCCGAAGGTCTCGCCGCCACTCGATATGGCGATCAAGGGTCACAAGGAACTGATGCGGGTGATGGATGCCGCAGGATATGAGGTCGTGAAATGA
- a CDS encoding sugar phosphate isomerase/epimerase family protein yields MKLGFVTDSLGAMSFDEVLDNAVRLGVSGLEVNTGGWSTAPHFDLGAMKSDARARKRFLDAFADRGLELIALNANGNPLHPTQPEQAECLKDTIRIAGDMGIKTVVTMSGLPAGQEGDLMPNWVVSSWPPETQQILRYQWQDKLIPFWGEIAELAKASGVERIALEMHGNQCVYNVPSLLKLRAAVGPVIGANLDPSHLFWMGADPLAAAEALGDAIYHVHAKDTFLNPPKQAVGSLLENGSLMDIPARSWSYITLGFGHGEEWWRQFCYRLKMAGYDGWLSIEHEDVLLNSFEGLRKSVDLMLGVLPIAQADYSPQAI; encoded by the coding sequence ATGAAACTGGGTTTCGTGACCGACAGCCTTGGGGCCATGAGCTTCGACGAGGTGCTGGATAATGCCGTCCGTCTGGGGGTCTCTGGATTGGAGGTGAACACCGGCGGCTGGTCCACCGCGCCGCATTTTGACCTTGGGGCCATGAAATCGGACGCGCGCGCGCGCAAAAGGTTCCTCGACGCGTTCGCGGATCGCGGGCTTGAACTGATCGCGCTGAACGCGAACGGAAATCCGCTGCATCCGACCCAGCCGGAACAGGCGGAATGCCTGAAGGACACAATCCGGATCGCCGGCGATATGGGGATCAAAACGGTCGTGACCATGTCCGGCCTGCCCGCCGGGCAAGAGGGCGACCTGATGCCCAACTGGGTCGTATCCAGTTGGCCGCCTGAAACGCAGCAGATCCTGCGTTACCAATGGCAGGATAAGCTGATCCCCTTCTGGGGCGAGATCGCCGAATTGGCGAAAGCCTCGGGCGTGGAGCGGATCGCGCTGGAGATGCATGGCAACCAATGCGTCTACAACGTGCCGTCTTTGCTGAAATTGCGCGCGGCAGTCGGGCCGGTGATCGGTGCCAATCTGGACCCCAGCCATCTGTTCTGGATGGGGGCCGATCCTCTGGCCGCTGCCGAAGCCTTGGGCGACGCAATCTATCACGTCCATGCCAAGGACACTTTCCTGAACCCACCGAAACAGGCCGTTGGAAGCCTGCTGGAAAACGGCAGTCTGATGGATATTCCGGCCCGAAGCTGGTCCTATATTACCTTGGGCTTCGGCCATGGGGAAGAGTGGTGGCGGCAGTTCTGCTATCGGTTGAAGATGGCCGGTTATGACGGCTGGCTGTCCATCGAGCACGAGGATGTGCTGCTGAACTCCTTCGAAGGGCTGCGCAAATCCGTCGATCTGATGCTGGGCGTGCTGCCGATCGCACAAGCCGATTACAGCCCGCAAGCGATCTGA
- the iolG gene encoding inositol 2-dehydrogenase, with translation MLKIAVIGTGRIGRMHAENIAAHPRAALAGVYDIHTPSATEVAEKLEVPQFESVEAVLASPEVDAILIASSTATHADLIEAAVAVGKPVLCEKPIDLSLDRVNACAARIKDSNVPIMLGFVRRLDSGHAGVREAITSGRIGDLHQVIITSRDPDMAPDAYMEVSGGIFRDMTIHDFDMARFILGEEVTEVAATGSRLVKPELMEKLDDYDTVTVVLKTASGKQAIINNSRRAVYGYDQRVEAFGSAGMAISENHAMTKVRLFGADHTESAPPLLNFFIERYDPAFAAEIGAFVDAVEQGTQPPMTFEDGRQALILAEAAIKSAKEGRTILTKDIG, from the coding sequence ATGCTGAAAATCGCAGTGATCGGCACGGGCCGCATCGGGCGGATGCACGCCGAAAATATCGCCGCGCATCCGCGTGCCGCGCTGGCGGGCGTCTATGATATCCACACGCCCTCTGCCACCGAAGTCGCGGAAAAGCTGGAGGTTCCGCAGTTCGAATCCGTCGAGGCGGTGCTGGCTTCGCCCGAAGTGGATGCGATCCTGATAGCCTCGTCAACCGCGACCCATGCCGACCTGATCGAGGCTGCGGTGGCCGTAGGCAAGCCTGTGCTTTGCGAAAAGCCGATTGATCTGTCGCTTGACCGCGTCAACGCCTGCGCGGCCCGGATCAAGGACAGCAATGTCCCGATCATGCTGGGTTTCGTCCGCCGGCTGGATTCGGGTCACGCCGGGGTGCGCGAAGCCATCACCTCGGGTAGGATCGGTGATCTGCATCAGGTCATCATCACATCCCGCGATCCCGATATGGCGCCCGATGCCTATATGGAGGTCTCGGGCGGGATTTTCCGCGACATGACCATCCATGACTTCGACATGGCCCGCTTTATTCTGGGCGAAGAGGTGACCGAGGTCGCTGCCACCGGTTCGCGGCTGGTAAAGCCGGAACTGATGGAAAAGCTGGACGATTACGACACCGTCACCGTGGTGCTGAAAACAGCAAGCGGCAAGCAGGCTATCATCAACAATTCGCGGCGCGCGGTTTACGGCTATGACCAGCGGGTCGAAGCGTTCGGCAGCGCCGGCATGGCGATTTCGGAAAACCACGCCATGACCAAGGTGCGGCTGTTCGGGGCCGATCACACCGAATCCGCGCCGCCGCTGCTGAATTTTTTCATTGAACGCTACGATCCGGCCTTTGCTGCCGAGATCGGCGCCTTTGTCGATGCGGTTGAACAAGGCACCCAACCCCCCATGACATTCGAGGATGGCCGTCAGGCGCTGATTCTGGCCGAAGCGGCGATCAAATCGGCCAAGGAAGGCCGCACCATCCTGACCAAGGACATCGGCTAG
- a CDS encoding Gfo/Idh/MocA family protein, giving the protein MSDKPVLRIGLIGTGFMGKAHVFGFATAQKVFDLPYRLELHTVADITDQAAARAAHEFGFAHSTADWRDLIQNPDIDVVDITAPNALHKEMALAAIAAGKHVYCEKPLAPLVQDAREMADAAQKAGIKTQVGFNYLCNPMLRLAREMIAAGELGEIRGYRGLHAEDYMADADGPYTFRHDPAGGGALADIGSHALATAEYLLGPITEVMGDCLTMIQTRPDGTGGSRQILVDDVGRAFLRFANGAQGSIEGNWIATGRKMQHDFEIYGSKGALAFTQERFNELHFYSAGDAPGRRGFRRIEASPDHPPYGRFCVAPGHQIGFNDLKAIEVEGYMRAIAGEIPEPFGFRAGLRIQTLVETIQKSSAERGWLTVAV; this is encoded by the coding sequence ATGTCTGACAAGCCCGTCCTGCGCATCGGCCTGATCGGCACCGGCTTCATGGGCAAGGCCCATGTCTTTGGCTTCGCCACCGCGCAAAAGGTCTTTGACCTGCCCTATCGGCTGGAACTGCATACGGTCGCCGACATCACCGACCAAGCCGCCGCCCGCGCCGCCCACGAGTTCGGATTTGCCCATTCCACCGCAGACTGGCGCGACCTGATCCAGAACCCCGACATCGACGTGGTGGACATCACCGCGCCCAACGCGCTTCATAAGGAAATGGCGCTGGCGGCCATCGCAGCGGGCAAACATGTCTATTGCGAAAAGCCGCTGGCGCCGCTGGTGCAGGACGCACGCGAAATGGCGGATGCGGCACAAAAGGCCGGGATCAAGACACAGGTCGGTTTCAACTATCTTTGCAATCCCATGCTGCGTCTTGCGCGCGAGATGATCGCAGCCGGAGAACTGGGCGAGATCCGCGGCTATCGCGGCCTTCATGCCGAGGACTACATGGCCGATGCCGACGGGCCCTATACCTTCCGCCACGATCCGGCGGGGGGCGGCGCGCTTGCCGATATCGGCAGCCATGCCCTGGCCACGGCGGAATATCTGCTTGGCCCGATCACCGAAGTCATGGGCGACTGCCTGACCATGATCCAGACCCGCCCCGACGGCACCGGCGGCAGCCGTCAGATTTTGGTCGATGATGTGGGTCGCGCCTTCTTGCGCTTTGCCAATGGCGCGCAGGGCTCGATCGAGGGAAACTGGATCGCCACCGGCCGCAAGATGCAGCATGATTTCGAGATCTACGGCAGCAAGGGCGCGCTGGCCTTTACGCAGGAACGCTTTAACGAGCTGCATTTCTATTCGGCCGGAGATGCGCCGGGCCGGCGGGGATTTCGGCGGATCGAGGCCAGCCCGGATCACCCGCCCTATGGCCGCTTTTGCGTAGCGCCGGGCCACCAGATCGGCTTCAACGACCTGAAAGCCATCGAGGTAGAGGGCTATATGCGCGCAATCGCCGGCGAGATCCCCGAACCGTTTGGTTTCCGCGCCGGGTTGCGCATCCAGACATTGGTCGAGACGATCCAGAAATCCTCGGCAGAACGCGGGTGGCTGACGGTCGCCGTCTGA
- a CDS encoding SDR family oxidoreductase produces MNRIDGKVAIVTGGTQGLGAAIARLFARAGAAGIVIVGRGVEKGQAVARSITEESGVPVEMVAADLADIDEVRTIVAAADSRFGRVDILVNAAGLTDRGNMLNTSPELFDRMFAVNTRAPFFLIQDAAKVMIREGIEGRIVNIGSMSGLAGQPFLAPYASSKGALATLTRHAGFSLMRHKIHVNQLDIGWMNSDHERKLVLSETGDPDFIDRAAAQKPFGRILDPEEVARAVLWMSSDDGGMMTGAVIPFDQSVYGGYDDAPVPAAKLEA; encoded by the coding sequence ATGAATCGCATCGACGGAAAGGTCGCCATCGTCACCGGTGGCACGCAGGGTCTGGGTGCTGCGATTGCCCGCCTGTTCGCCCGGGCAGGCGCTGCCGGCATCGTGATCGTTGGCCGCGGCGTCGAGAAAGGGCAGGCGGTCGCACGCTCGATCACCGAGGAAAGTGGCGTTCCGGTCGAGATGGTCGCCGCCGATCTGGCCGACATCGACGAGGTGCGCACCATCGTTGCTGCTGCGGACAGCCGCTTTGGCAGGGTGGACATCTTGGTGAACGCGGCGGGCCTGACCGACCGGGGCAACATGCTGAACACCTCGCCCGAGCTTTTTGACCGCATGTTCGCCGTGAACACCCGCGCGCCGTTCTTCCTGATCCAGGATGCGGCCAAGGTCATGATCCGTGAGGGGATCGAGGGACGGATCGTTAACATCGGCTCGATGTCGGGTCTTGCTGGTCAGCCTTTCCTTGCGCCTTATGCCAGTTCCAAGGGCGCGCTGGCGACACTGACCCGGCACGCCGGCTTTTCGCTGATGCGCCACAAGATCCATGTGAACCAGCTCGATATCGGCTGGATGAACTCGGATCACGAAAGAAAACTGGTCCTGTCCGAAACCGGGGATCCCGATTTCATCGACCGCGCGGCGGCGCAAAAGCCCTTTGGGCGCATCCTCGACCCCGAGGAGGTCGCGCGCGCCGTTCTGTGGATGTCGTCCGACGATGGCGGCATGATGACGGGCGCGGTGATCCCCTTCGACCAGTCGGTCTATGGCGGATATGACGACGCGCCGGTTCCGGCTGCCAAGCTGGAGGCCTGA
- a CDS encoding HpcH/HpaI aldolase family protein has product MFSNRLKQQWAEGRAAINGWLSIGNPFTAEIMAAQGYDSVTIDAQHGALDYSAVLPMLQAMRASGVTPLVRVPWREPGAVMKALDAGAQGIICPMVNSAAEAAEFVSYTRYPPHGQRSFGPTRAAFAYGSYGVAANDEVLALAMIETQQGMDNLEQIAATPGLDGIYIGPADLTLGTQNGRLAPGFDREEPEIVALIQRILAACKENGIRACLHCGSPEYAAKAVGWGFDLTTVGGDTRLLAAAASASVAKWRDLTGAAPASATKGVY; this is encoded by the coding sequence ATGTTCAGCAACCGGCTGAAGCAACAATGGGCCGAAGGTCGCGCCGCGATCAACGGCTGGCTGTCGATAGGAAACCCCTTCACCGCAGAAATCATGGCGGCGCAGGGCTATGACAGCGTGACCATCGACGCCCAGCATGGCGCGCTGGATTACAGCGCCGTGCTGCCGATGCTGCAGGCGATGCGGGCCTCGGGTGTGACGCCTTTGGTCCGGGTGCCGTGGCGCGAACCGGGCGCCGTCATGAAGGCGCTGGATGCGGGCGCGCAAGGCATCATATGCCCGATGGTGAATTCCGCCGCCGAGGCCGCGGAATTCGTCAGCTACACCCGCTATCCGCCCCATGGCCAACGCAGCTTTGGCCCGACACGCGCCGCTTTCGCCTATGGCAGCTATGGGGTTGCTGCTAATGACGAGGTGTTGGCGCTGGCGATGATCGAGACGCAGCAGGGCATGGACAATCTGGAACAGATCGCCGCCACCCCCGGACTTGACGGCATCTATATCGGCCCCGCCGATCTGACGCTGGGCACCCAGAATGGCCGTCTTGCCCCCGGTTTCGACCGCGAAGAGCCCGAGATCGTGGCCCTGATCCAACGCATCCTGGCCGCTTGCAAGGAAAACGGCATACGCGCCTGCCTGCATTGCGGCAGCCCCGAATATGCGGCGAAAGCGGTGGGCTGGGGCTTCGATCTGACCACCGTGGGCGGCGATACCCGCCTGCTGGCTGCGGCTGCCTCTGCCTCGGTCGCAAAATGGCGCGACCTGACGGGCGCCGCTCCAGCATCCGCCACGAAAGGAGTCTACTGA
- the iolD gene encoding 3D-(3,5/4)-trihydroxycyclohexane-1,2-dione acylhydrolase (decyclizing) produces MTGSTVRLTMAQALVRYLCNQFTEIDGQRVPLFAGVFGIFGHGNVTCLSEALETVQDRLPTWRGQNEQSMALAAIGFAKAKQRRQLMVAATSIGPGAANMVTAAGVAMANRLPVLLIAGDTFANRIPDPVLQQVEHFGDPTITVNDAFKPVVRYWDRIVLPEQIIQSLPQAVATMLDPADCGPAFIGLAQDTQELAYDYPEVFFEPKLWRIPRPRPDRDSIAAAADVLKGARKPLIISGGGVRYSRAEDVLADFAAKRGIPVVETVAGKGAFTHDHPVHVGPVGILGSTSANALAREADVILAIGTRLQDFTTGSWTAFSKDAQFISVNAARFDAVKHRAVSVVGDAREGIADLDAALGDWAADANLLPRGKELFAEWNRLLDSLQAPTDAAVPSYQQVVNVVNRVARPGDTLITAAGGLPGEVVKGWRVKDPHTFDCEFGFSCMGYEIPAGWGAAMAQEGPGGTGGTPIVMLGDGTYMMANSDIYSAALTGHKMIVLICDNGGFAVINRLQQAKGVPGFNNLLKDCRIRDRNNPLHVDFVAHAAAMGAQSRHVENLADLEGALEWAQGNDGVTVLSIVTDAWTWTPGDADWDVGVPEVSTFETVRAARASQEDIRKQQRIGV; encoded by the coding sequence ATGACCGGATCGACTGTACGTCTGACTATGGCTCAGGCTCTTGTTCGTTACCTTTGCAACCAGTTCACCGAAATCGACGGTCAGCGCGTCCCGCTGTTTGCCGGAGTGTTCGGCATATTCGGGCATGGCAATGTGACCTGTCTGTCCGAGGCGCTGGAGACGGTTCAGGACCGGCTTCCGACCTGGCGGGGGCAGAACGAACAGTCCATGGCGCTGGCCGCCATCGGATTCGCCAAGGCCAAGCAGCGTCGCCAGCTTATGGTGGCTGCGACCTCTATCGGACCGGGCGCCGCCAATATGGTGACGGCCGCCGGCGTTGCGATGGCGAATCGCCTGCCGGTGCTGCTGATCGCCGGCGACACGTTTGCCAACCGGATCCCCGATCCGGTGTTGCAGCAGGTCGAGCATTTCGGCGATCCGACCATCACCGTGAACGATGCCTTCAAGCCCGTGGTGCGCTATTGGGACCGCATCGTCCTGCCCGAACAGATCATCCAGTCGTTGCCGCAGGCGGTGGCCACGATGCTGGACCCGGCCGATTGCGGCCCTGCCTTCATCGGGCTGGCGCAGGACACGCAAGAGCTGGCCTATGACTATCCCGAGGTCTTTTTCGAGCCGAAGCTGTGGAGAATCCCGCGCCCGCGTCCCGACCGCGACTCGATTGCCGCCGCTGCGGATGTGCTGAAAGGTGCCCGTAAGCCGCTGATCATATCGGGCGGTGGTGTGCGTTATTCCCGCGCCGAAGATGTGCTGGCGGATTTCGCGGCCAAGCGCGGCATTCCGGTGGTGGAAACCGTGGCCGGCAAGGGCGCTTTTACCCACGATCACCCGGTTCATGTCGGCCCCGTCGGTATCCTTGGTTCGACCTCGGCCAATGCCTTGGCGCGCGAGGCGGATGTGATCCTTGCCATCGGCACCCGGTTGCAGGATTTCACCACGGGATCGTGGACGGCATTTTCGAAAGATGCGCAGTTCATCTCGGTGAACGCGGCGCGATTCGATGCGGTGAAGCATCGGGCGGTTTCGGTGGTGGGCGATGCCCGCGAAGGTATTGCCGATCTGGATGCCGCGCTTGGCGACTGGGCAGCGGACGCGAACCTGCTGCCGCGCGGCAAGGAACTGTTTGCCGAGTGGAACAGGCTGCTCGACAGCCTGCAGGCACCCACCGATGCGGCAGTGCCCTCGTATCAGCAGGTGGTCAATGTGGTGAACCGCGTTGCCCGTCCGGGTGACACGTTGATCACCGCAGCAGGCGGCCTGCCCGGTGAGGTGGTCAAGGGCTGGCGGGTCAAGGATCCGCATACCTTCGACTGTGAATTCGGTTTTTCCTGCATGGGATACGAGATCCCGGCCGGCTGGGGGGCCGCCATGGCTCAGGAAGGGCCGGGCGGCACAGGTGGCACACCGATCGTCATGCTGGGCGACGGCACCTATATGATGGCCAACTCGGACATCTATTCGGCGGCACTGACTGGCCACAAGATGATCGTGTTGATCTGCGACAACGGCGGTTTCGCAGTGATCAACAGGTTGCAGCAGGCCAAGGGCGTGCCGGGCTTCAACAATCTGCTGAAGGATTGCCGCATCCGCGACCGCAACAATCCGTTGCATGTCGATTTCGTGGCCCATGCCGCCGCGATGGGGGCACAGTCGCGCCATGTCGAAAATCTGGCCGATCTGGAAGGGGCGCTGGAATGGGCGCAGGGCAATGACGGAGTGACGGTGCTGTCCATCGTGACCGACGCATGGACCTGGACCCCTGGCGACGCGGATTGGGATGTAGGCGTTCCCGAGGTTTCCACCTTTGAAACCGTCCGTGCCGCGCGTGCAAGCCAGGAAGATATCCGTAAGCAACAACGTATCGGGGTCTGA